The DNA window GCGCTGCAGCGGGCCGCGCTGCCCGACGGCGGCCGCCTCGGGATCTACGGGTTCGGCGGCAGCGCCCACCTGACCGCTCAGGTCGCGCTCGCCCGCGGCGCCCGGGTGCACGTGATGACCCGCGGCCGGGAGGCCCGCGAACTGGCGTTCAGCCTCGGTGCGGCGTCGGTGCAGGGAGCGTCCGATCCGCCGCCCGAGCCGCTCGACTCGGCGATCCTGTTCGCGCCGGCCGGCGACCTGGTCCCACCTGCCCTGCAGGCGCTCGACGCCGGTGGCACGCTCGCGCTCGCCGGCATCCACCTCAGCGACATCCCGGCGCTCGACTACCAGCGCGATCTGTTCCGGGAGCGGCAGATCCGCAGCGTCACCGCCAACACGCGCCAGGATGCGAAGGAGTTTCTCGCGATCGCGCAGCAGCACCGCCTGCGGGTCAGCGCCCACCGGTATCCGCTCGACGCCGCCGACAAGGCGCTCGCGGACCTCGCCGGCGGCGTCTTCGGAGGTGCCGCCGTTCTCGTGCCGTGAGCGCCCGGGTGTCCTAGCGTGGACGGGCGGACCGTCGCCGGGCCCGCCCGCGACTGGAAGGTACGGACGCCGTGATCACTCATCCCGCCTTCACCGTCGAACCGTGGCGGCTGCGCGCCACCAGCCTCGACCTGACGGTGCTCGCGCAGAGCGAGTCGCTGTTCGCACTGTCCAACGGACATCTCGGGTGGCGCGGCAACCTCGACGAGGGCGATCCCCACGGCCTGCCGGGCAGCTACCTGTCCGGGGTGTACGAGGTCAAGCCGATGCCGTACGCGGAACCGGGCTACGGCTATCCCGATTTCGGCGAGACGATCATCAACATCACCGACGGCAAGATCGTGCGATTGCTCGTCGACGACGAGCCGTTCGACGTCCGCCGCGGCAGCCTGCTGAAACACGAGCAGGAACTGGACCTGCGTGCCGGCGTGCTGCGCCGCACCGTCGAGTGGCGCTCGCCCGCCGGGCGGACGGTGCGGGTGTCGACGACGCGGCTGGTGTCGTTCGGGCAGCGCGCGATCGGGGCGATCGACTACCGCGTCGAGGCCCTCGACGGCCCCGCCCGGGTGGTGGTGCAGTCCGAACTGGTTGCGAACGAGCCGATGCCGCGGCCCGAGGCCGACCCCCGCGCCGCGGCCGTGCTGGCCGAACCGCTGGTGGCGCAGGAGAGCTTCGCGCACGACGCGCTGGTGCAGCTGATCCACGCGACCGGCGAGAGCGGGCTGCGGGTGGCGGTCGGGATGGACCACGAGGTGTACGGTCCCGACCCCCACGTGGAATCCGAGCACTACCCCGACCAGGGTCGGGTGACGGTCTCGTCGCAACTGGCGCAGGGTGAACAGCTGCGGATGGTCAAGTACGTCGCGCACGCGTGGTCGGCCCGCCGCACGGCGCCGGCGATGCGTGACGAGGTTGCCGGGGAGCTGACGATCGCGCGGGAAATGGGTTGGGACGGGCTGTGTTCCGAGCAGCGATCGTTCCTGGACACGTTCTGGGATCGGGCCGACGTCGTCGTCGACGGCGACCCCGAGGTGCAGCAGGCGGTGCGGTTCGCGTTGTTCCACGTCCTGCAGGCCTCGGCGCGGGCCGAGGGTGTCGCGATCGCCTCCAAGGGCCTGACCGGACGCGGTTACGACGGGCACGCGTTCTGGGACACCGAGATGTTCGTGCTCCCGGTGCTGACGTCGGTCTACCCCAAGGCCGTCACCCACGCGCTGCGGTGGCGCCACTCCACGCTGGCGATCACACGCACTCGTGCCCGCCAGCTCGGATTCGAGGGTGCGGCGTTCCCGTGGCGCACCATCACCGGCAAGGAATGCAGCGGCTACTGGCCGGCCGGGGCGGCCGCGTTCCACGTCAACGCCGCGATCGCGCGGGCCGTCATCGGTTGTCTGCGGGCGAACGGGGACTCCGACTTCGAACGCACCGTCGCGGTGGACCTGCTGGTCGAGACGGCGCGATTGTGGCGTTCGCTGGGCTACTTCGACGAGGACGGCCGATTCCGCATCGACGGCGTCACGGGTCCGGACGAGTACAGCGCGCTGGTCCGCAACAACCTGTACACCAATCTGATGGCCCGGGAGAACCTCGTCGCGGCCGTCGGAATCGTCGAGAAGCACCGCGGCCGGATGCCCGACCTCGGCGTCACCGACGAGGAGATCGGGGGCTGGCGGATCGCGGCCGATCGGATGTTCGTTCCGTACGACGAGCGGCGCGGGGTGCATCCGCAGTCGTCGGGGTTCACCGACCGGCAGGTGTGGGACTTCGCCGGCACTCCCGCCGAGCACTACCCGCTGCTGCTGCACTATCCCTACTTCGATCTGTACCGCAAGCAGGTCGTCAAGCAGGCCGACGTCGTGCTGGCGATGCAGTGGGTGCCCGACGAGTTCACGGCCGAACAGAAGGCGCGGAACTTCGCCTACTACGAGCGGCTCACCGTGCGCGACTCGTCGCTCTCGGCGTGCAGTCAGGCGGTCGTCGCCGCCGACGTCGGCGCCGTGGACCTCGCGTACGACTACCTGGGCGAGACCGCGCTGATCGACCTGCTCGACCTCGAACACAACACGAGCGACGGACTGCATCTGGCGTCTCTGGCCGGGATCTGGATCGCACTGGTCCAGGGCTTCGGCGGCGCCCGCCGCCGTCGGACCGGGCTGACGTTCCGGCCGATCCTGCCGCACGGCATCCGCCGCCTCGAGTTCGGGATCGCGGCCGCCGGCTGCCGACTCCGGGTCGAGATCGGCCCGGTCGAGACCCGGTACCGGTTGGTGCAGGGCGAAGAGTTGACCCTGCACCACGCGGGCACGGAGATCACGTTGCGGGGCAACGAGGTTCGAGTGATGCCGACGGTGCAGCCGCCCCCGGGCCCGGTCGTCACACAACCGCCGGGGCGGGCGCCGGCCCGTCGTCACCCCGGCAGCGGCGGCAGGCCGACCGTCGCCGATTAAACTGGCGCCGTGGCAACCCCGATGATCGCTCCGTCCATCCTGTCCGCCGACTTCGCACGTCTCGCCGAGGAGGCCGACGCCGTCGCGGGCGCGGACTGGCTGCACGTCGACGTCATGGACGCCCACTTCGTCCCGAATCTGACCCTGGGCCTGCCCGTGGTGCAGAGCCTGCTGAAGGCGACCGACATCCCGTTGGACTGCCACCTGATGATCGACGACCCGGGACGCTGGGCGCCGCCGTACGCCGAGGCCGGCGCGCACAACGTGACCTTCCACGCCGAGGCCACCGACGACCCGGTCGCGGTGGCGCGCGACATCCGCGCGGCCGGCGCGAAGGCGGGCCTGAGCATCAAGCCGAACACGCCGATCGAGCCCTACCTCGAGATCCTGAAGAACTTCGACACGCTGCTGGTGATGAGCGTCGAGCCGGGGTTCGGTGGGCAGTCCTTCATCCCAGCCGTGCTGGAGAAGGCGCGGGCGGTGCGCAAGCTCGTCGACGCCGGGGAACTGCGGCTGCTGGTGGAGATCGACGGCGGCATCAACACCGACACCGTCGAGCAGGCCGCCGAGGCCGGAGTGGACTGCTTCGTCGCCGGCTCCGCCGTCTACGGCGCGTCGGACCCGGCGGCCGCCGTCCGCGCGTTGCGGGAGCAGGCCGCGCAGGTGTCGCCCCACCTGACGCTGTCGATCTGACGGCCCGGCCGTGACGACCCCAGCCCGCATCCCCGACGCCGCGATGCGGCTCGCGATCGACGCTTCGCACGGCGTCCGGGGACGCACCAGCCCCAACCCGCCGGTGGGTGCGGTGATTCTCGACGCCTCGGGTGAGGTCGTCGGGATCGGGGGCACGCAGCCGCCCGGCGGCCCGCACGCCGAGGTGGTGGCGCTCGCGGAGGCGGGGGAGCGCGCCCGCGGCGGCACCGCGGTCGTCACGCTCGAGCCGTGCAACCACTACGGCCGGACCGGCCCGTGCTCGCGGGCATTGGTCGAGGCCGGTGTCGCGGCGGTGTACTTCGCGGCCGCCGACCCCAATCCGACCGCCGCCGGCGGCGCCGAGACCTTGCGAGCGGCCGGTGTCGCGGTGACGGGCGGCGTGCTCGCCGAGGACGTCGAACGCGGACCGCTGCGCGCGTGGCTGCACCGCCAGCGCACGGGCCGGCCGCACGTCACGTGGAAGTTCGCCGCCACCCTCGACGGCCGCATCGCCGCCGCGGACGGCACCAGCCAGTGGATCACCGGGCCCGAGGCCCGCGCCCGGGTGCACGCCGACCGGGCCCGGCTCGACGCGATCGTCGTGGGCACCGGGACCGTCCTGGCCGACGACCCGTGGCTCACCGCCCGGCTGCCCGACGGCTCGCTCGCGCCCCACCAGCCGCTGCGCGTCGTGGTCGGGACGCGGCCGATCCCACCCACCGCGAAGGTCCTCGACGACGCCGCACCGACCCTGGTACTGCGCACCCACGACGTCGACGACGTGCTGGCGGCGCTGCCCGACCGGGACGATGTGCTGGTCGAGGGCGGGCCGAGGCTGGCGGGGGCCTTCCTGGCGGCCGGGCGGGTCGACCGGATCCAGGCCTACCTCGCCCCGGTCGTGCTGGGCGCAGGGTCCCACGCAGTGGAAGGCGCAGGGGTGAGGACCATCGCCGAGGCGTTACGGTTTCGGCGAGAGAGCGTCGAGACGGTCGGCGAGGACGTGTTGTTGAACCTGATCCCCGAGCAATCGAGCCGCATCGCGGCGCGGGATCGTCAGTGAGGAGTGGGTGAGGACATGTTCACCGGAATCGTCGAAGAACTCGGCGAAATCGTCGGCAAGGAGGACCTGGCCGACGCGGCCCGGTTCACCGTGCGCGGGCCCGTGGTCACCGCGGACGCCGGACACGGCGACTCGATCGCGGTCAACGGCGTCTGCCTGACGGTGGTCGACGTCGTCGGCGGCGAGTCCTTCACCGCCGACGTGATGCGCGAGACCCTCGTGCGGTCGAGCCTCGGCGCGTTGGACGTCGGCAGCCGGGTCAACCTCGAGCGTGCCGCCGCGGTGAACAGCCGGCTGGGCGGGCACATCGTGCAGGGCCACGTCGACACCGTGGGGACGGTCCTCTCGCGCACCCCGTCCGAGCACTGGACGGTGGTGCGGATCGCGCTGCCGTCGGACATCTCCCAATACGTCGTGGAGAAGGGGTCGATCACGGTCGACGGCGTGTCGCTGACCGTGTCGGCGCTCGGGGGCGAGCCCGGGCAGGAGTACTTCGAGATCTCACTGATCCCGACGACGCTGGCGCTCACCACGCTGGGCTCCGCGGAACCGGGGACCCCGGTCAACCTCGAGGTCGACGTCATCGCGAAGTACGTCGAGCGCCTGACGACCGCCGCCGGCCGGTAGCCGGAATAACGACCTCGTATCGAAGGGTCGTACTGTTGAGGTGCATCTGACGCGATGCGCCGGGACATACTCGAGCACGCCAGTTCAAGATTTTGGAGCCCAAGCACGTGACCAGGTTCGACAGCATCGAGCGCGCAGTCGCCGACATCGCCGCTGGTAAGGCGGTTGTCGTTGTGGACGACGAGGACCGCGAGAACGAGGGCGACCTCATTTTCGCGGCCGAGAAGGCCACCCCCGAACTCGTAGCGTTCATGGTGCGCTACACGTCGGGCTACCTGTGCGTGCCGCTCGACGGCGAGGACTGTGACCGGCTCGGTCTCCCTCCGATGTATGCGACCAACCAGGACAAGCACGGCACCGCGTACACCGTGACCGTCGACGCCCGCGAGGGAATCGGCACGGGCATCTCCGCCTCCGACCGGGCCGCGACGATGCGGCTGCTGGCCGACCCCGAGTCCGGTGCCGGCGACTTCACCCGTCCCGGCCACGTGGTCCCGCTGCGCGCGAAGGAGGGCGGCGTGCTCCGTCGTCCAGGGCACACCGAGGCCGCCGTCGACCTGGCGCGCATGGCCGACCTGCGTCCGGCGGGTGTGATCTGCGAGATCGTCAGCCAGAAGGACGAGGGCCACATGGCCAAGACGGACGAGCTGCGCGTCTTCGCCGACGACCACGATCTGGCCCTGATCTCCATCGCCGACCTCATCGCGTGGCGGCGCAAGCACGAGAAGCACGTGGTGCGGGTCGCCGAGGCCCGCATCCCCACCCGGCACGGTGACTTCACCGCGGTCGGCTACAAGAGCATCTACGACGAGGTCGAGCACGTGGCGCTGGTGCGCGGCGACCTCAGCGAGAGCGACGGCAGTGATGTGCTGGTCCGGGTGCACTCCGAGTGCCTGACCGGCGACGTGTTCGGCTCCCTGCGCTGCGACTGCGGACCGCAGCTCGACGCCGCCCTCGACATGATCGCGCAGGAGGGCCGCGGGGTGGTGCTCTACATGCGCGGGCACGAGGGCCGCGGTATCGGCCTGATGCACAAGCTGCAGGCCTACCAGCTGCAGGACGCCGGCTCCGACACGGTCGACGCGAACCTCCAGCTGGGACTGCCCGCCGACGCGCGGGACTACGGGATCGGGGCACAGATCCTCGTCGATCTCGGTATCAAGTCGATGCGGCTGCTGACGAACAACCCGGCCAAGCGGGTCGGCCTGGACGGCTACGGGCTGCAGATCACCGATCGGGTGCCCATGCCGCTGCGCGCCAACGCCGAGAACCTGACCTACCTGCGCACCAAGCGGGACCGGATGGGCCACGACCTCATCGGCCTCGACGAGTTCGAGGCGGGGGACGCGCTGTGAGCGGCGAGGGACGCCCCGACCTGCAGCTGGGCATGGCCAAGGAACTGACACTCGCGATCGTCGCAGGCCAGTGGCACCCCGAGATCAGTGAGGCGCTGATCGCCGGCGCCCGGCGCGTCGCGAAGCAGGCGCAGATCGAGGATCCGACGCTGGTCCGCGTCGCGGGCGCGATCGAACTGCCGGTCGTCGCGCAGGAACTGGCGAAGTCGCACGACGCGGTCGTCGCGCTGGGCGTCGTGATCCGGGGTGGCACACCGCACTTCGAGTACGTGTGCGACGCCGTCACGGCCGGGCTCACACGGGTCGCGCTCGACGAGGGCACTCCCGTCGGCAACGGCGTGCTCACCACCGACACCGAGCAGCAGGCGCTGGACCGGTCCGGTCTGCCCGGCTCGGTCGAGGACAAGGGCGGTGAGGCGTGCGCTGCGGCCATCGACACCGCGGTGACGCTGGCCCAGCTGCGACGGAAGCGGACGGGGTCGACGTCGCGATGACCGATCGGCAGCGTGACTGGGACTTCGAGGTGCGGTCGAGGAAGTCGGCGCGGTACGCGATGGTCGCCGCGGGCGTGCTGGTGGTGGTGCACGTCGCACTCGCGGTGCTGCTGCGTTCGTCCGCGACCGGGGTGTACTTCCGTCCCGTCGACCAGTTCGCGATGGCGGGCATCGGGCTGCTCCTCGCATGCGGCGTGCTGCTGCTGACCCGCCCGCGGCTGCGGGTCGGGCCGCAGGGCATCGGCGTCCGCAACATCCTCGGCGAACGGGTCGTCGAATGGGACCTCGATCAGGGTCTGTCGTTCCCGGAGGGATCGGCGTGGGCCCGGATCGAGCTGCCCGACGACGAATACGTGCCGGTAATGGCGATCCAGGCCAACGACGGCGATCACGCCGTGCACGCCGTCCGTACGTTCCGGGAGCTCGAGGCCAAGTACACCGGCTCCCGCGCGGAGTGATCGTGCGCGAGCACCGTCGGTGCCGCCGACTAGCCTTGAATCGTGCCTGATCCCTCGACGTATCGACCCGCGCCCGGAACCATCCCGGTTGCGCCGGGTGTCTACAAGTTCCGCGACCCACACGGCCGGGTCATCTACGTGGGCAAGGCCAAGAGCCTGCGGTCGCGGCTCAACTCGTACTTCGCGGACCTCTCGTCGCTGCACCCGCGCACCCGGCAGATGGTCACCACCGCGGGCAGCGTCGAGTGGACGGTGGTCAGCACCGAGGTCGAGGCGCTGCAGCTCGAGTACAACTGGATCAAGGAGTTCGATCCCCGGTTCAACGTCCGCTACCGGGACGACAAGACCTACCCGGTGCTGGCGGTGACCCTCAACGAGGAGTATCCGCGGCTGTTCGTCTACCGCGGACCGCGGCGCAAGGGCGTGCGCTACTTCGGGCCCTACTCCCACGCCTGGGCCATCCGCGAGACGTTGGACCTGCTGCTGCGGGTGTTCCCGGCGCGCACATGCTCGGCAGGAGTCTTCAAGCGGCACAACCAGATCGGTCGCCCGTGCCTGCTCGGTTACATCGACAAGTGTTCGGCTCCGTGCGTCGGCCGCGTGAGTGCGGCCGAGCATCGGGAGATCGTCGAGGACTTCTGCGACTTCCTGTCGGGCCGCACGGACCGTCTCGTGCGGCAGCTCGAGTCCCGGATGCAGGAGGCGGCCGAGGACCTCGACTTCGAGACGGCGGCGCGGCTGCGCGACGACGTGGGCGCGCTGAAGAAGGCCCTCGAGAAACAGGCCGTGGTGCTCGGTGACGGCACCGACGCCGACCTGGTGGCGTTCGCCTCCGACGACCTCGAGGTCGCGGTGCAGGTCTTCCACGTGCGCGGCGGCCGCGTCCGCGGCCAGCGCGGCTGGGTGGTGGAGAAGGCGGGCGACGTCATCGAGCGGGACGCCGTCGCCGCGGACACCGGCGACGAGTCCGAACTGGCGATCCTCGTCGAGCAGTTCCTCACCCAGTTCTACGGGGAGCAGGCCGCGCTGGGCGAAACCGGCGGCCCGGCCGACCAGCCGGCCAACGCCGTGCCGCGGGAGGTGCTGGTGCCGGTGCTGCCCCGCAACACCGACGAGATCCAGAAGTGGCTCTCGACACTGCGCGGCTCGGCGGTGAAGCTGCGCGTTCCCCAGCGCGGCGACAAGAAGGCGCTCGCGGAGACGGTCGAGCGCAACGCGAAAGAGGCGCTGGCACAGCACAAACTGAAGCGCGCCGGAGACTTCACGTCACGGTCGGCGGCGCTGCAGGGGATCCAGGAGGCCCTCGACCTCGACTCCGCGCCGCTGCGCATCGAGTGCGTCGACATCAGCCACGTGCAGGGCACCGACGTGGTCGCGTCGCTGGTCGTGTTCGAGGACGGGCTGCCGCGTAAATCCGATTACCGGCACTACGCGATCAAGGAGGCGGCCGGCGACGGCCGCTCGGACGACGTCGCGAGCATCGCCGAGGTCACCCGGCGCCGGTTCCTGCGGCACAACCGGGACTCCGCGGCGAGCGCGGCAGGCGCGGACGCGGCGGACGGCAACGGCGGCGACCTCGCACCCGACGCCGCGCTGGACCCGCAGACCGGTCGTCCCCGCAAGTTCGCGTATCCGCCGAACCTGTTCGTCGTCGACGGCGGCGCACCGCAGGTCGCGGCGGCCGCCGAGGTGCTGGACGAGCTCGGGATCACCGACGTCGCGGTCATCGGCCTGGCCAAGCGGCTCGAAGAGGTGTGGGTGCCGGGCGAGGAGGATCCGGTGATCCTGCCCCGCACGAGCGAGTCGTTGTACCTGCTCCAGCGCGTCCGCGACGAGGCACACCGGTTCGCGATCACCTTCCACCGCAGCAAGCGCTCGCGCCGGATGACCGCGTCCGCGCTCGACTCGGTGCGCGGGCTGGGGGAGACCCGGCGGACCGCGCTCGTGCGGCACTTCGGATCCGTCGCGCGGCTGCGCAGTGCGACCGTGGAGGAGATCACCGAGGTGCCCGGTGTGGGGGTGGCGACCGCACGCGCGGTGCTCGACGCCCTGCGCGGGGCCGACCCGGTGACCGCCGCCGACCCTGTCGTCGACGTCGAGGCCGCCCCGGTGGGCGACCCGGCTGTCGCGGCGGATGTCGCTGCGGGAGAGCCGACCGTGGGGGATGATGTGTCGGACATCGGCGCATCGGGCAGAACAGGACACAGTCGCGAGTGAAGGACCAGCAGGAACGGCCCGGCGGAATGGAGGTCGCGCTCGTCACGGGATTGTCCGGAGCGGGACTGAGCACCGCTGCCAAGGTGCTCGAGGACCTCGGCTGGTACGTCGTCGACAACCTCCCGCCGGAGTTGATCACCCGCATGGTGGACCTGGGCGTCGAGTCGGATCCCCCGATCCAGCGCCTGGCCGTCGTGCTCGACGTGCGCAGCCGCCCGTTCAGCGGCGACCTCGGCCGCGTCGTCGCGGCGCTCGAACGCATGCCCGTGCAGATGCGGGTGCTGTACCTCGAGGCCAACGATTCGGTCCTGATCCGGCGGTTCGAGCACGTGCGCCGCAGTCATCCGCTGCAGAGCGACAGCAAGGAG is part of the Rhodococcus sp. SGAir0479 genome and encodes:
- the uvrC gene encoding excinuclease ABC subunit UvrC yields the protein MPDPSTYRPAPGTIPVAPGVYKFRDPHGRVIYVGKAKSLRSRLNSYFADLSSLHPRTRQMVTTAGSVEWTVVSTEVEALQLEYNWIKEFDPRFNVRYRDDKTYPVLAVTLNEEYPRLFVYRGPRRKGVRYFGPYSHAWAIRETLDLLLRVFPARTCSAGVFKRHNQIGRPCLLGYIDKCSAPCVGRVSAAEHREIVEDFCDFLSGRTDRLVRQLESRMQEAAEDLDFETAARLRDDVGALKKALEKQAVVLGDGTDADLVAFASDDLEVAVQVFHVRGGRVRGQRGWVVEKAGDVIERDAVAADTGDESELAILVEQFLTQFYGEQAALGETGGPADQPANAVPREVLVPVLPRNTDEIQKWLSTLRGSAVKLRVPQRGDKKALAETVERNAKEALAQHKLKRAGDFTSRSAALQGIQEALDLDSAPLRIECVDISHVQGTDVVASLVVFEDGLPRKSDYRHYAIKEAAGDGRSDDVASIAEVTRRRFLRHNRDSAASAAGADAADGNGGDLAPDAALDPQTGRPRKFAYPPNLFVVDGGAPQVAAAAEVLDELGITDVAVIGLAKRLEEVWVPGEEDPVILPRTSESLYLLQRVRDEAHRFAITFHRSKRSRRMTASALDSVRGLGETRRTALVRHFGSVARLRSATVEEITEVPGVGVATARAVLDALRGADPVTAADPVVDVEAAPVGDPAVAADVAAGEPTVGDDVSDIGASGRTGHSRE
- a CDS encoding bifunctional 3,4-dihydroxy-2-butanone-4-phosphate synthase/GTP cyclohydrolase II, with translation MTRFDSIERAVADIAAGKAVVVVDDEDRENEGDLIFAAEKATPELVAFMVRYTSGYLCVPLDGEDCDRLGLPPMYATNQDKHGTAYTVTVDAREGIGTGISASDRAATMRLLADPESGAGDFTRPGHVVPLRAKEGGVLRRPGHTEAAVDLARMADLRPAGVICEIVSQKDEGHMAKTDELRVFADDHDLALISIADLIAWRRKHEKHVVRVAEARIPTRHGDFTAVGYKSIYDEVEHVALVRGDLSESDGSDVLVRVHSECLTGDVFGSLRCDCGPQLDAALDMIAQEGRGVVLYMRGHEGRGIGLMHKLQAYQLQDAGSDTVDANLQLGLPADARDYGIGAQILVDLGIKSMRLLTNNPAKRVGLDGYGLQITDRVPMPLRANAENLTYLRTKRDRMGHDLIGLDEFEAGDAL
- the rpe gene encoding ribulose-phosphate 3-epimerase yields the protein MATPMIAPSILSADFARLAEEADAVAGADWLHVDVMDAHFVPNLTLGLPVVQSLLKATDIPLDCHLMIDDPGRWAPPYAEAGAHNVTFHAEATDDPVAVARDIRAAGAKAGLSIKPNTPIEPYLEILKNFDTLLVMSVEPGFGGQSFIPAVLEKARAVRKLVDAGELRLLVEIDGGINTDTVEQAAEAGVDCFVAGSAVYGASDPAAAVRALREQAAQVSPHLTLSI
- the ribD gene encoding bifunctional diaminohydroxyphosphoribosylaminopyrimidine deaminase/5-amino-6-(5-phosphoribosylamino)uracil reductase RibD; this translates as MRLAIDASHGVRGRTSPNPPVGAVILDASGEVVGIGGTQPPGGPHAEVVALAEAGERARGGTAVVTLEPCNHYGRTGPCSRALVEAGVAAVYFAAADPNPTAAGGAETLRAAGVAVTGGVLAEDVERGPLRAWLHRQRTGRPHVTWKFAATLDGRIAAADGTSQWITGPEARARVHADRARLDAIVVGTGTVLADDPWLTARLPDGSLAPHQPLRVVVGTRPIPPTAKVLDDAAPTLVLRTHDVDDVLAALPDRDDVLVEGGPRLAGAFLAAGRVDRIQAYLAPVVLGAGSHAVEGAGVRTIAEALRFRRESVETVGEDVLLNLIPEQSSRIAARDRQ
- the ribH gene encoding 6,7-dimethyl-8-ribityllumazine synthase, translating into MSGEGRPDLQLGMAKELTLAIVAGQWHPEISEALIAGARRVAKQAQIEDPTLVRVAGAIELPVVAQELAKSHDAVVALGVVIRGGTPHFEYVCDAVTAGLTRVALDEGTPVGNGVLTTDTEQQALDRSGLPGSVEDKGGEACAAAIDTAVTLAQLRRKRTGSTSR
- a CDS encoding glycoside hydrolase family 65 protein; the protein is MITHPAFTVEPWRLRATSLDLTVLAQSESLFALSNGHLGWRGNLDEGDPHGLPGSYLSGVYEVKPMPYAEPGYGYPDFGETIINITDGKIVRLLVDDEPFDVRRGSLLKHEQELDLRAGVLRRTVEWRSPAGRTVRVSTTRLVSFGQRAIGAIDYRVEALDGPARVVVQSELVANEPMPRPEADPRAAAVLAEPLVAQESFAHDALVQLIHATGESGLRVAVGMDHEVYGPDPHVESEHYPDQGRVTVSSQLAQGEQLRMVKYVAHAWSARRTAPAMRDEVAGELTIAREMGWDGLCSEQRSFLDTFWDRADVVVDGDPEVQQAVRFALFHVLQASARAEGVAIASKGLTGRGYDGHAFWDTEMFVLPVLTSVYPKAVTHALRWRHSTLAITRTRARQLGFEGAAFPWRTITGKECSGYWPAGAAAFHVNAAIARAVIGCLRANGDSDFERTVAVDLLVETARLWRSLGYFDEDGRFRIDGVTGPDEYSALVRNNLYTNLMARENLVAAVGIVEKHRGRMPDLGVTDEEIGGWRIAADRMFVPYDERRGVHPQSSGFTDRQVWDFAGTPAEHYPLLLHYPYFDLYRKQVVKQADVVLAMQWVPDEFTAEQKARNFAYYERLTVRDSSLSACSQAVVAADVGAVDLAYDYLGETALIDLLDLEHNTSDGLHLASLAGIWIALVQGFGGARRRRTGLTFRPILPHGIRRLEFGIAAAGCRLRVEIGPVETRYRLVQGEELTLHHAGTEITLRGNEVRVMPTVQPPPGPVVTQPPGRAPARRHPGSGGRPTVAD
- a CDS encoding PH domain-containing protein, producing MTDRQRDWDFEVRSRKSARYAMVAAGVLVVVHVALAVLLRSSATGVYFRPVDQFAMAGIGLLLACGVLLLTRPRLRVGPQGIGVRNILGERVVEWDLDQGLSFPEGSAWARIELPDDEYVPVMAIQANDGDHAVHAVRTFRELEAKYTGSRAE
- a CDS encoding riboflavin synthase: MFTGIVEELGEIVGKEDLADAARFTVRGPVVTADAGHGDSIAVNGVCLTVVDVVGGESFTADVMRETLVRSSLGALDVGSRVNLERAAAVNSRLGGHIVQGHVDTVGTVLSRTPSEHWTVVRIALPSDISQYVVEKGSITVDGVSLTVSALGGEPGQEYFEISLIPTTLALTTLGSAEPGTPVNLEVDVIAKYVERLTTAAGR
- a CDS encoding zinc-binding alcohol dehydrogenase family protein, translating into MRAWRTTRPGPLTDRPLRMSRELLPRPTSRDLLVRVLACGVCRTDLHVVEGDLPPHRLNVIPGHEIVGEVVAVGADAGGRFAVGQRVGIAWLRCTCGHCRYCIRGDENLCPYSTYTGWDADGGYAEYTTVPADYALELPTGYPVVELAPLLCAGIIGYRALQRAALPDGGRLGIYGFGGSAHLTAQVALARGARVHVMTRGREARELAFSLGAASVQGASDPPPEPLDSAILFAPAGDLVPPALQALDAGGTLALAGIHLSDIPALDYQRDLFRERQIRSVTANTRQDAKEFLAIAQQHRLRVSAHRYPLDAADKALADLAGGVFGGAAVLVP